The segment ATATATTTCCCAATTCTCAAGGGCTGTGATTTCATTTAGCAATGTCTTTTAGGTGACTGCTGACTGTTGAATTAGGTTTGACATTTTTCcgataaattattatttttcaaagCAAAAACATGTTGGGATATTTATCTTAAAGTAGTAAAACCATTTAAAAGGCAGTCTTGTAAACTATCAACATATTATTTCTGTCCTGCACTTTCTCATGTGCTGCATACAGCAGCatacaaaacagagagaaatttTCTGTTCAGAGAGTAACAGCACATAACACCAAATGCTACAGGAAGAGCTAGAATATGGAGTATGAAGCCAAGATTGCGGAAGTGATAGAACACCTCACAATGTTAAGTTGGAAGGTGGGAGGACTTTGTGTTAACTCTGAACAAACACCTGAAACTGTTGGAGACACATGTCATAATCCTTGGAGGAATAAGGTGAGCTGCTTAAACGACAAGGAGAGGTGTCCAGAAATGCATGCCTATTGAGATTGAGAAGCCTGCGGTAGATACTGAGGGACTGATGCAGTCTATTTGGGGCAATGCTGGGAGCATTTGGAGATTTCAAAGCATTCTAATAGCATagtatttttcaagaaaatataaTGATGCCATATTTTGCCCTGAATAAGATGAAAGGATGTAGGAAGTAATAAAGAATGGTTAGGcatgattttatttacatttctcctaTTGATAAAAACATACACCAAACTATTAATTAGGATAGTACTATATTGTTTATTTTGGTATTTAgagttgtgtttatttttctgtaatttatttaatattacaaGCATTTTATATTTGATGCAAATGCTTTTGAAGTGTTCTGAATTTCCCTATGAATGACATTTAACCTTTGAAAAAGATAGAGAAATATATAGTTACACCggaatggaaaaaaatgaaaaagccaagaaaattggaaaaatgaTATAGAAGATAAAAAATTTATATAGGTCTAAGGAAAATTGATACTTCATCTTGATAAAGTAAAGTAAGCAAGAACTGAAAGAGTTACACTCCAAATTTAAAACATGCACTTTACCCAAGAGAGATACTAGAGTCTAATGGTTTCATTAGGAGCATTTTCTACCagcaagaaaagagaagagataaTGGGAAATGCAATATGAACATGCTGTTTAAATTGTAACgtatttgtttttttccctctctcataAAAAACATACTTATATTTCTGCCTTTAATTTCTCAGATTTGAAAAATACAGACTTCTCAAATCTGCACAGACATTTAATCATGTTGAACTCATAGCAGAGTGCATAGTGTATAATGCTCACATTATTTAGTAGCTGTACTCCATTATATACATTGATGTAAGGATTTCACAAATTCAATGTTATTTGAACAAAGTCCACAATTTGGAAATTGATTGAAGCAAGCGATAAATCAAATACTAGTGGCTGGCCTGGGAATATGAGCTAGCATCTGTCAATAGAGTTGAAAATATAAAGCCAAGCCAGCCCAGAGTTTGGAAACAAGTTTGAAATCCTAACTTAGTAACAAACTGAGGAATACATAGGAGGAGAAAGCAATGTAGTCTGCATACAAAAATATacatttctttgttattattcATATTGTGaaaaatacttttattctttttttttcttatgtctaGAAAAAAATTTTGTCGCTCTTGTCTTCAGCATAAGACACTATTACCAGCACAGACTGTGACTTGTTTCCTATTGATCAATATGCCTGGGGTCAATACCTCTAGCCTGACACCAAGATACTTTATCCTCAATGGGATTCCTGGGTTGGAAGCTGCACACATCTGGATCTCTCTGCCGTTCTGCTTTATGTACCTCATTGCTGTCACAGGTAACTGTGGACTAATCTATCTCATCAGCCATGAGGAGGCCTTGCATCGGCCTATGTACTACTTTCTAGCCATGTTGTCTGCTACAGATGTTTCTGGGTGTAATACAATGGTCCCCAGTATGTTATGCATCTTTTGGTTCAGTCTTAAGGAGATTGATTTCAATGCCTGCCTTGTACAGATGTTTTTCATCCACATGTTAACAGGCATGGAGTCTGGAGTGCTCACACTTATGGCTCTTGACCGCTATGTGGCTATATGCTATCCATTACGTTATTCTAGTATCCTTACCAACACTATGATTACTAAGATTGGAATAGCAGCACTCATTCGAAGTGTGTTACTCATGAtcccctttgctttcctgatCAAGCGTCTTCCATACTGTAGAGGAAACCTCATCCACCACACCTATTGTGATCACATGGCTGTGGCCAAGCTATCCTGTGGCAACATTAAGATTAATGCTGTCTATGGTCTTATAGCTGCTGTATTTATTGGGGGCTTTGATTTGTTCTGCATCTTCATGTCTTATGCCATGATTATTCATGCTGTGGTAAAGCTGTCTTCTGCAGATGCTCGCCATAAAGCCTTCAGTACCTGCACATCACACATATGTGCTATTATTATTACCTATGTCCCAGCCTTCTTCAACTTTTTCACTCATCGCTTTGGGAGAACCACTATACCCCATCATATCCACATTATTATAGCCAACCTGTATCTGTTGCTACCTCCCACCTTGAATCCAATTGTATATGGAGTAAAGACCAAGCAGATTCGTGAAGGAGTGATCAAAATGTTTGTTAGACAAAAAGATGTTTGAATGAGAGATTAATCTATGCTAACAAAGTTTGTGTTTAACATATATGTCCAGAAAATTGCCAAGGAAGAAAGGCATGAAAATTCAAACTGATAGTGGTAGACACTACAGGTGAATATTTTGTCACCAGATGCATAAAACAAcagatcattaaaaataaaatctttaatttcttagAAAGAAATAAGATAGGAAAACAAGTATGAGTCTAACATAGTGACCTTGGAGCTCATGGAATGCATATAGAACAGGGGAGCTTAGATATTCGACTTCAACTGAACCCTGGCTGGTCCATGCACATATCATAGGCATGTGAGGAGTGTCCAGGAAGAATTGAGGTCTCATAGAAACTAAAGATATCAGAGTAGTGGGAAGACACATGACCAAAAGTGTCCCAACTTTGTAGAGAAGCAGGTACCTCTCCCCAGGAGGTTTCTCCTGAGTTCCAGTGTCCTTTCAAGATGCCTGCCTCATATTTGTTTAACAGTTATCACTCTGGGCTGATGTCTGTGGTTTTGTTAACCTGGAAATTCTGACGTTTGGGTGGTACCTGACTCCTGCATCAGTGCCAGAGTGAGGCTGGAGTGGTGTAGGTACTGAAGGCAACCACAGTCTGAGTTCTTCTCAGCCTTAATGTCAGGAGGCAATCTAAGTGGTGAAATGTCATGACATGGCATCTGCTAGAGGAGAGTCTGTAAGTGTAGGTAAAGGTACCTGAAGAGTATCTACATGGTCTGCTGAGCTAGGAAGCCTGGTGGCTGCCTTTATCTGGCTGGCATGTAGATGAACAGACAGTGACCATAGAAATGACCTCATTAGATTTCTGGAAATAACTGAGAAAAAGTCAATGGGTGTAAAATGATGAAAAATAGTATAGGCTGCAAAGTGAGAAGAGTAGGAAGAGATGTCGAGATGATTGAACTTACCAGAATGTTTGGAGAAAAGAAATAGGTAGAAATAATAATTGGGTTAATAAAGTTATATTCTTTGTTAAcacaagaatatattttaatatcacaTGGCATATGAGCAAACTTGGGAAATAAATTAACCACTCCATGCATATTTTTCATTATAATTGTCCTATTTGGAAGCAGAACCTCAGGTTTTTAAGAAACTCTAgcaattttatgaatttttctatAATATAAGCTATAAATTTTTCATCAGTAAAGATTGTGTGctttaaaattactttgttggACTTCCACAACTTGTCTGTGTGCTGTCACATTAGCTATACATAACACAGTCAaactaaataaatacaaaatgccTTTCTCTAATCTGATGTTTTATTATGTTTGTTCACAGCACAATACTTTTCCACTTTAATTTTGGTTTGAGaatcatatatgtaaatataatgtGTTTTGAACAAACTcaaccctcttccctcttctccaaCTCCTTctatccctttccctttccctccaaaCTTCATGTACACTTACCCCTCTTTGCTGCCAGTATGTGCACAAGTGTAGGGCCATACACTGGAAAGCAGACAGACTATTAGGGCCACATCTGAAATAAATTCCTCTCTTTTCCCAATAGCCTCTTGCTGATAGTACTTCAATTATGCACATGTGCAAAGGTACATAGTTTAGTTAGTAGCTTCATATCTGCCTGCTATCCAGAAAGCTCTACTAATTATTGTATTTTACAGGACAACGAAATCACCTCAGtatttccacaaattctatctcTGCCggtgaataacaagtttatatTCCACCGAGTGAAAAATAATCACACCTGAAAGTCATCTTTAAAAGCACATTGGGCACATTTAATGTTTGCGGTAAAGTTGGTTATTCTCCAAGAGTATACAAGGAAGTGTAATTGTCTTATGTGATGCTAGGACCTGAAAGTTTTGAATGCCATAATTCTGCATTTGAGATGAGCCTAGACCTTTTAAGTCAATAGAAAGAAGGCCTGTTACCCACCTGTCCATTTTTTCAATTCTTTGGAGCAATTGATGTCTACAGATACTAGTGCTGTGTGGTTGTTTAGACCTTGAAAGGCCTATACAGGGGGATGCTGATGTTTGAAGCAAATCTGAACATGGAATGAGTTTCAGCCTAGCTTGAACTATAAAGTAGAAGTCtgtttcagaattttttctaGAGAAACTAGAATATTGGGCATAAACAGCTATATATGAGTCAACTTTATAATATGGCCAGCCTTTCCCTATGTAATATAACTTAGTTTCCAAGAGCAAAGACTCTCATCATATCATCAACTGAATAGATTCCCTTTCCATCCTTAGCCTGTTTTTAGGTGGTGATGAGTTTCCATGCCATTTTAGATCTAGAAGTGAGTGTCGGGAAATGCTTCATACAtgctttctgttttagttttctaAGATAAGGTCTCTTTCTGGTCTCTTATCAAATTGTCTAGCCTGGATGTCCAGAAAGCCCCTGAaattttcctgtttctgcctccccattgCTAAGAGTAAAGCAGTTGCCACCATGAGCAGTTGTTTTCTCAATGGTTCTGGTTTTAATTCTTGGAAGAGCAGCATGTTAATAATCGGGGTATTTTCTTAGCCCTAAGCTTGTCTTTAAAGTAACAGATAATAAAAACATATACAGTCTGTTTCAACACATGTAGAGTTTTTAAATCAATTTACATACATAGCTCTTTAAATATAATTTGTGGTAAAAACTTTCAAAAtctgtttttttaataaattcaCAGTAGATTATTAATAGCCATAGTCACTCTACTATGCAATAGTGCTACAGAACTTTCTATTTCtacaaaataaacttaaaattcaTTGATTAATTATTCATCTACTCCTGACTTCTCTCAACTTGTAGTGGTCACCAATCCATTCTCAAATTCTCTGAGGTCAACTGCTCATATCTCATAACAGAGTAATCATGAGGGGATGCTTCAtctcacttaacatgatgatttCGAgtcatatttatacatttatcaaATGACACATTCCATAATCTTTTAATGCACAAATATCATTGCATTGTATAAAAAATACATTACATTTTCTTAACTATTCTTCAGTTGATATACTCTTGCAGTGCTTACATTGCTATAGTTTTGTAAATAGTTATgcaaaaaaataacataaagacAACAGCAGTTACTAGATCAtttaatactactactactactttttGAGAAACTTAGATCTATAAGTttcatttatatatcatatataaatatattataaaatatattatactatataatatgaatatggaaaatatattataaatacataataaatatgtaatatatattagatTATGTACTAAATGTGAACAACAAATAACTTTTCAAAAGAACATAGCCATATTTGGAGCTGATAGTCTATGTAGAGTTTATTACAAATTGGAAAAAATTTGCTGTGTAGCCGTGTGAGAGTTACATGAATAATCAATATTGAGGGGTTTGGGATGTCTTTGTCAATATGTTAATCAGTATAGATATGTTTTTACTTGGTCACCTTTGAGCAAAAAGTATAAAAGGTTATATAGCCATCACCAATAGGAACAAATCCAGGGgggaaatattttataaacaacAGAATCATTAAACTTTGTACGACAGCTCTAGGGGAGTCACTTTTGAGGATAAGTTGAAAAACAAGCAGAAGTGGTTTGTCTTGTGATTGTGCACAGCATTAGGCCTTCAAGAATCTGATGGCAGCACCTTGTACTTTAAAGTATTTCATATATTCaattatctatttttcttttatttattattactgtcTGCGTGGTCCATACTAGTGTGCACATGCCATGACACAACTGTTGAAGGTCAGAGGGTGTTCGAGAGTCTGTTCTGGAGTCCCTTCTATCTTTCTACTATATGTTCCAGGGATTGAGTTCAGTTCAtcaggcttacacagcaagcactttacctgctgagccctcttgCTAGACTCAAAACACTTACCAGTTCACCCAGGTCAGGGTTAGCACCAGGGACTTTTCACCATTACTTTCAGAACATTATGctggaacaattttttttttaattttgggcaTGGGGTAAACAATCAGCACACTGTAGTCATTAAAATGCAAGACGCTGGAAGCACACAGCCTCTGTAGAAAATCGCGGCTCTGCCAATTGCCCTGTTATTTTCATTAAGCTGTTCACCTCTCAGTATCTTTGTGTCTCATTTTGCCTAACTGTAAAACGTACACAAATTATTATTACTCCAGTAGATGATTTTTAGATCAAATGGACGTGTATTTTAAACATATCTTATCTGAAAAACACATGTTTTGGTGTTATTGTGACTATTACCACCTTGAAAATATTTGTCTGTCTTTAAAGAAAGAGAGTAATTCCAGAGGAAAGCATGGAAAGACTCCACTCTCCCAAGGACGTGCAGAGTCCAGATTGCGAGGATACTAGTCAAATGCTGAAGTAGTGGGAAGGGACTGGATAACTGGATTTTCGttttacagaaaa is part of the Rattus norvegicus strain BN/NHsdMcwi chromosome 1, GRCr8, whole genome shotgun sequence genome and harbors:
- the Or52n3 gene encoding olfactory receptor Olr171; this translates as MPGVNTSSLTPRYFILNGIPGLEAAHIWISLPFCFMYLIAVTGNCGLIYLISHEEALHRPMYYFLAMLSATDVSGCNTMVPSMLCIFWFSLKEIDFNACLVQMFFIHMLTGMESGVLTLMALDRYVAICYPLRYSSILTNTMITKIGIAALIRSVLLMIPFAFLIKRLPYCRGNLIHHTYCDHMAVAKLSCGNIKINAVYGLIAAVFIGGFDLFCIFMSYAMIIHAVVKLSSADARHKAFSTCTSHICAIIITYVPAFFNFFTHRFGRTTIPHHIHIIIANLYLLLPPTLNPIVYGVKTKQIREGVIKMFVRQKDV